The following coding sequences are from one Selenomonas sputigena ATCC 35185 window:
- a CDS encoding aspartate aminotransferase family protein, translated as MKETDEAIYAKDAAGYLPVFNRYKIVLDHGEGVYVFDNNGRKYIDFLAGIAVNVLGHAYAPLVKTIAEQAGRMIHCSNLYYTQAQADAAERLVRLSGLGKAFFANSGAEANEGAIKVAHKYAHAKDPEKSQIITAWHSFHGRTLATLTATGQPKYHEGFGPLPEGFDYVHYGNIEELEKMMSAKTCAVMLETIQGEGGVHVPTSEYLKRVRELCDEHGALLIFDEIQCGMGRTGKMFAYEHFGVQPDIVTLAKGLAGGVPIGAFIVTDEAAAALHAGDHGTTFGGNPLACAAANVVLDTVQKEGILGHVDKVGAYFREKLEGFQKKYPALIKEVRGMGLLLGMELSIEGRGIVNECLEHGAIINCTAGNVLRFVPPLIVKEAHIDELCAILEPILAKYAKG; from the coding sequence ATGAAAGAAACAGATGAAGCAATCTACGCGAAGGACGCGGCGGGCTATCTGCCCGTGTTCAACCGCTACAAGATCGTGCTCGATCACGGCGAGGGCGTCTACGTCTTCGACAACAACGGCAGGAAGTACATCGACTTCCTCGCAGGTATCGCGGTCAACGTACTCGGCCACGCCTATGCGCCGCTCGTCAAGACGATCGCCGAACAGGCGGGGCGCATGATCCACTGCTCGAATCTCTATTACACGCAGGCGCAGGCGGATGCAGCGGAAAGGCTCGTGCGCCTTTCGGGGTTGGGCAAGGCGTTCTTCGCTAACTCGGGAGCGGAAGCGAACGAGGGCGCAATCAAGGTCGCGCACAAGTATGCGCACGCGAAAGATCCTGAAAAGTCGCAGATCATCACGGCGTGGCACAGTTTTCACGGACGCACGCTCGCGACATTGACGGCGACGGGGCAGCCGAAGTATCATGAAGGCTTTGGCCCACTGCCCGAGGGATTCGACTATGTGCATTACGGCAATATCGAAGAGCTGGAAAAGATGATGAGCGCGAAGACGTGCGCCGTCATGCTCGAAACGATTCAGGGCGAGGGCGGCGTCCATGTGCCGACGTCAGAATACTTGAAGCGTGTGCGCGAGCTTTGCGACGAGCACGGCGCACTCTTGATCTTCGATGAGATTCAATGCGGCATGGGGCGCACGGGCAAGATGTTCGCTTACGAGCATTTCGGCGTGCAGCCCGATATCGTGACGCTTGCCAAGGGTCTTGCGGGCGGCGTGCCCATCGGCGCGTTCATCGTGACGGACGAGGCGGCGGCTGCTCTCCATGCGGGCGATCACGGCACGACCTTCGGCGGCAATCCTCTCGCGTGCGCGGCGGCGAACGTCGTGCTCGATACGGTGCAGAAAGAGGGCATCTTGGGTCATGTCGACAAGGTCGGCGCGTATTTCCGTGAAAAGCTCGAAGGCTTTCAAAAGAAGTATCCGGCTCTCATCAAGGAAGTGCGCGGCATGGGGCTTCTTCTCGGCATGGAGCTTTCCATAGAGGGACGCGGCATTGTCAACGAATGTTTGGAGCACGGCGCGATCATCAACTGCACGGCAGGAAATGTCCTGCGCTTCGTGCCGCCGTTGATCGTCAAGGAAGCGCATATCGACGAGCTCTGTGCGATCTTGGAGCCGATTCTGGCGAAGTACGCCAAGGGTTGA
- the argB gene encoding acetylglutamate kinase, whose amino-acid sequence MFAANDKAAILVEALPYIQEFYGKTVVIKYGGNAMINEELKEKVMQDVALMKYVGIQPVIVHGGGPEITGFLGKVGKETEFISGLRVTDEETVEIAEMVLDGKINSDIVTLLNRRGVSAVGLSGKDANLIRAQKKLATVYEGEESRKVDIGYVGQVERIDTRLLQDLIAHDYIPVIAPIGVGADGESYNINADYVAAEIAGALGAEKLLLLTDVEGVYKDYEDKSSFISTLTAAEARRYIEDGTLTGGMIPKVEACLRALDAGAAKTHIIDGRLGHSIILEIFTSAGIGTQVVK is encoded by the coding sequence ATGTTTGCGGCAAACGACAAAGCGGCGATCCTCGTCGAGGCGCTGCCTTATATACAGGAATTTTATGGCAAGACCGTCGTCATCAAGTACGGCGGCAATGCCATGATCAATGAAGAGCTCAAGGAAAAGGTCATGCAGGACGTGGCGCTGATGAAGTACGTCGGCATACAGCCCGTCATCGTGCATGGCGGCGGCCCTGAGATCACGGGATTTCTCGGCAAGGTCGGCAAGGAGACGGAGTTCATCAGCGGCCTGCGCGTGACGGATGAAGAAACGGTCGAGATCGCCGAGATGGTGCTCGACGGCAAGATCAACTCCGACATCGTGACGCTCCTCAATCGCCGCGGCGTCAGTGCTGTCGGGCTGTCGGGCAAGGATGCGAACCTCATCCGCGCGCAAAAGAAGCTCGCGACGGTCTACGAAGGGGAAGAGAGCCGGAAGGTGGACATCGGCTATGTCGGTCAGGTCGAAAGAATCGACACGCGCCTCCTGCAAGACCTCATCGCGCACGACTACATCCCCGTCATCGCGCCGATCGGCGTCGGTGCGGACGGCGAGAGCTACAACATCAACGCCGACTACGTGGCGGCGGAGATCGCGGGTGCGCTCGGAGCGGAGAAGCTCCTGCTCCTGACGGACGTCGAGGGCGTCTACAAGGATTACGAGGACAAATCATCCTTCATCTCGACGCTCACGGCAGCCGAGGCGCGCCGCTATATCGAGGACGGCACCTTGACGGGCGGCATGATCCCGAAGGTGGAAGCGTGCCTGAGGGCGCTCGATGCGGGTGCGGCAAAGACGCATATCATCGACGGCAGACTCGGCCACTCCATCATCTTGGAAATCTTCACCTCGGCGGGTATCGGTACGCAGGTCGTGAAGTGA
- the argF gene encoding ornithine carbamoyltransferase produces the protein MLKGRDLLSIHDLSVEEVEAILALAEELKAMQKAGIEHRVLAGKTLGMIFEKSSTRTRVSFETGMFQLGGQALFLSNRDLQIGRGEPIKDTARVLSRYLDGVMIRTFEHEKVEEFAKYADIPVINALTDLLHPCQALTDLLTIREHKGKNLKGLKMAYVGDGNNMTHSLMYAAAKTGMNFVAATPADYAPDEGVTQRAQEDAKETGASITLVTDPFAAAKDADILVTDTWASMGQEAEHEERKKIFAPYQINGDLLAAADKRAIVMHCLPAYRGEEITEDVMEAFSDVIFDEAENRLHTQKAILALLMAD, from the coding sequence ATGTTAAAAGGCAGGGATTTACTTTCCATCCATGATCTTTCCGTTGAGGAGGTCGAGGCGATTCTCGCGCTTGCCGAAGAACTCAAGGCGATGCAGAAGGCGGGCATAGAGCACCGCGTTCTCGCGGGCAAGACGCTCGGCATGATCTTCGAGAAATCCTCGACGCGGACGCGCGTTTCCTTTGAGACGGGCATGTTTCAGCTCGGCGGGCAGGCACTCTTCCTCTCGAACCGCGACTTGCAGATCGGGCGTGGCGAGCCGATTAAGGATACGGCTCGCGTCCTCTCGCGCTATCTCGACGGCGTGATGATCCGTACCTTCGAGCATGAGAAGGTGGAGGAGTTCGCCAAGTATGCCGACATTCCCGTCATCAATGCCTTGACCGATCTCCTCCATCCGTGTCAGGCGCTGACCGACCTCTTGACGATTCGCGAGCACAAGGGCAAGAATCTCAAAGGGCTGAAGATGGCGTACGTCGGTGACGGCAACAACATGACGCATTCTCTGATGTATGCGGCAGCAAAGACGGGCATGAACTTCGTCGCCGCGACGCCTGCAGACTACGCACCCGATGAAGGGGTGACGCAGAGGGCGCAGGAAGATGCGAAGGAGACGGGCGCGAGCATCACGCTCGTGACCGACCCGTTTGCAGCGGCGAAGGACGCTGACATCCTCGTGACAGACACATGGGCGAGCATGGGGCAGGAGGCGGAGCACGAGGAGCGCAAGAAAATTTTCGCACCGTACCAGATCAACGGCGACCTGCTCGCCGCCGCTGATAAACGCGCCATCGTCATGCATTGCCTGCCCGCCTATCGCGGCGAGGAGATCACGGAGGACGTTATGGAAGCATTCTCCGATGTCATCTTCGACGAGGCGGAGAACCGCCTGCATACGCAGAAGGCGATCCTAGCGCTTTTGATGGCGGACTGA